acatcttcttcctcttccttttCTTCCTTCCTTTCTATCCTCCCCTCCGTCTCCCCTCCACTCTCATATTGTGAGTGATGAGTAAACTTCCTCTTCGATGTATAactctcctcatcttcctcctcttcctcagtggCTGTGTAGGATCTTCTAGTCCTGTAGCTGCTGGAATCCACGCTGTTGGAAGAGAATTTGCCAAGTACACGTGACTCTGTGTCTGCCTGGAATCTGGAGCGATATCTGGATGCGACTTCatactcctcctcttcttcttcctcctcagaCGAGTCCCTCTGACCCCCGAAGTTATACACAGAGGCAGATGGCCCTGGATCAGTCTCGTCTTCTGCACTATAGGACGCTGGTTTCCTTGAAGGAGGCATGACGTTGGTTAGCCAATCATCAACACTGGTGTTCTTTTCTTTCTCCAGAGCGGTGGAGAGATTTAGGCAGCCCGAAAGGCCATAGCTTCGCGTCGGTGCTTTCTTTTTCTCTGGTGCAGGTGGGAGAGACGTCTTTATCTTTCCTGTTAAATAGtcatcctccttctcttcctcctcttcgcCCTCGTCCTTGGGCTTCTTCTTCTTGTAGAGTGTGCTGCGCTTGTTATCTTCGACAATCTTCTTCACCCCGTAGCAGGCCATCTTGTTCCTCATCTCCGACTGCATCTGCTTGTCCATGGAGTCCAGCTTCTGTAGGTTGACCTGGTCCGCAAAAAGGCTGTAGAGGGGCACGCTGGTGGTGGTGATCTTGCTCCTGCGGGAGCCCAGACCGGAGATGCTGGAGAGATTACTGGTAGAAGAAGCAGCACTTCTACCAGAGAGCACAGACTCGGCCCTGCCAGCACTGACACCGTGATGAGCCAGCGAGCTCGAATAGGACGCTCCACTCAGCATAGAAGCCTTGTCATCGTCCAAGCCACGTCTTGCTGGCCCTAACACACTAGATGTCCCACCGAAACTTAGCACCGATCCAGCCTGGGACGGGGGGAGGCTCATCTCACGCTCCTTCTGGATGAGGGTCTCGGACACCACATTGGCGATCCAGTTCTGAATGCTGGACAGGTCGACCATGGGCTCCCCACCAGGTCCCTGCATTGTGGGCACAGGGATCATGGGGACTTGGGGAATGCCCTGTGGAATTCCTGAGCCCATAGAGGCCTGAGATCTGGTGCTGCGGGCTTGGGATACAGAAGACCTGCCACTCAGCATGGACATGTTGTCATCATTGGCAACACGTCCGGCTTGTGAGCCGTCAGGCTGGGCGAAGAAGGCAGAGAGCGGCAGGGTGCTTCCGCTCATGGAGCTCTCCGTCTCCCAGCCACACATGGACTGACTCTCCTCCAGTGTCTTCCGCGAGCGCTCCAGGAGCTCCTCCCGCCTCTGTCTCCTCTTGGCTGTGGCCGAGTCCTCGCCACGGCTCATCTCCACAATGTCATCTTTTGTTGCCTTGTTGTCCTCTCCAAGCCGCTTTGCCTGTTTCATCTTCCAGGTCTGGTAGGCTGTCAGGTTGACGTCCTCCAGTGCCGGAGTGTGGGCCTCAGCATCGCCATCTCCCTGCTCCCCACTGCCCCATACACCCCCGGCTcttttctccccatccctcccttcatcattCTTATTCCAGCCAAACTGGATCCTCTTCACCCTCCAGCGCTCCAGGGGAGTTAGGTTCTCCTTGTTCCTCTTGCAGAAGTTGTACATGGAGCTGGTGTCAGAGAGCACGCTCTCCACGTCGTCCTTGATTGTCTGCTTCTTATTTTGTATCCCCTCCATCGCCGTGCTCTCACTGTTGTTGTCGTCGTCCTTCTTGCGGTAGCGCGCTGCCGCCTGCTCCTCGATCTCCTTCAGACGCTGCTTCCACAGGTCAGAGTAGCTGCTGCAACTGGCCGTGGACACTGACTCTGAGGGGGAGTGCCGCGGGCGCCGCTTCAGGCGCTCTTTCATGGCCTGGACGTCCTCACTGGTCACGCTCTCCAGGTCTTCTGTTGCCCCAGGACCCCGCATGCCCCCCAGGAGAGACTCCTCGTCCCCAGCCTCGCTCATCAGCTGTTGCTCCCACCACTCTTCGCTCTGGTACTTCTCATTCCTCCTCTGCCACTCGCGGATCATGCTCATGCCATCTTCATCCCCATCCTCTGCATCCTCCCCACCGTCGCCAGCGTCTTTTCCAGGCAGGGCCAGGCCCTCTGTCGTCTCTGCCCGTTCCAGGCCCATCCGCAGCCCTCCAAAAACACCGTCCCTGAGGGCGGCGGCTGCCGCAGACGAGGCCACGCTACTCATCACGCTttggctgtcctcctcctcctccatcatgatGGAGTGGGCCTTCACGCCCATCATGCTCTCTTCGTCGTCAAACAGGTGGGCGCGAGTGTGGGCGTCGATGACGGAGCATTGGCTGAGGGTGTCGTCATCATCGTCATCACGCTCCTCTAGTAGCGTCTCGTTAAGCTGACGCAGCTGTTTTAGGAAGCCCTCATTGGGGTTGATGGGTCGCTTCTTCCTCAGAGTGGTCAGTGCCTCCATGATGGTCATGTGTTGGAAAATCATGAGGTAGGCAGCCACCAGCACAGCGGAGCGGCTCTCGCCCATCATAGAGGACACCAGGACCTTACCTGCAGGAGAAGAAGACAAAAACACACTTCCCATTGGTTACACTTGACATAAGAAATAACTATTTTTCAGTGTTTATATGTAGTTAATTAAAGATACATTTGCAACGTAAGGGATAAGCAAATGACAATACTGATTTCATGAATCTGAAAGTATTAGGTACCAGATTGATGATAACAGCTGTAGCTGTAGGAGGCTAATACATTTCATGTGCAGGTAGAACTGTCTGCTCTGCAAGGACACTCTATAACCAGCAGAGGGCTGTATTCCCTTCCAGTTGTGACTGTATCACTCCTAAACACTGTACCCCCCCAGGTATAAACTCTGACATCATAACCCATGATATGATAACCCCCAAGGTGCCAGGTTTGAAATGTGATACGTTGCCTACTCCCTCTCTGTAGCGGAAAGGACCGCGAGGCCCCGCAGACCCAAACCTATGACATGAATACTAGTTACTCCTGCCTGACA
This genomic interval from Oncorhynchus clarkii lewisi isolate Uvic-CL-2024 chromosome 18, UVic_Ocla_1.0, whole genome shotgun sequence contains the following:
- the LOC139372992 gene encoding serine/threonine/tyrosine-interacting-like protein 2, with product MASPSEGDQTVPDGEREKEATKVKSIQSHYLRCPSPSSFSVISESRFSMISGSDAESIYMEPIHLSSAIAAKQIINEELPKRGIRTESTPDSMLETAEQLMVEDLYNRVKDMIDDRSPYNTPCVMDIQRAMVQDRLEAPNNPVDEVWNNIFIAEKSVAVNKARLKRMGITHILNAAHGTGVYTGEAFYAGMNIGYMGIEVDDFAESDISPHFRTCAEFLDEALLTHKGKVLVSSMMGESRSAVLVAAYLMIFQHMTIMEALTTLRKKRPINPNEGFLKQLRQLNETLLEERDDDDDDTLSQCSVIDAHTRAHLFDDEESMMGVKAHSIMMEEEEDSQSVMSSVASSAAAAALRDGVFGGLRMGLERAETTEGLALPGKDAGDGGEDAEDGDEDGMSMIREWQRRNEKYQSEEWWEQQLMSEAGDEESLLGGMRGPGATEDLESVTSEDVQAMKERLKRRPRHSPSESVSTASCSSYSDLWKQRLKEIEEQAAARYRKKDDDNNSESTAMEGIQNKKQTIKDDVESVLSDTSSMYNFCKRNKENLTPLERWRVKRIQFGWNKNDEGRDGEKRAGGVWGSGEQGDGDAEAHTPALEDVNLTAYQTWKMKQAKRLGEDNKATKDDIVEMSRGEDSATAKRRQRREELLERSRKTLEESQSMCGWETESSMSGSTLPLSAFFAQPDGSQAGRVANDDNMSMLSGRSSVSQARSTRSQASMGSGIPQGIPQVPMIPVPTMQGPGGEPMVDLSSIQNWIANVVSETLIQKEREMSLPPSQAGSVLSFGGTSSVLGPARRGLDDDKASMLSGASYSSSLAHHGVSAGRAESVLSGRSAASSTSNLSSISGLGSRRSKITTTSVPLYSLFADQVNLQKLDSMDKQMQSEMRNKMACYGVKKIVEDNKRSTLYKKKKPKDEGEEEEEKEDDYLTGKIKTSLPPAPEKKKAPTRSYGLSGCLNLSTALEKEKNTSVDDWLTNVMPPSRKPASYSAEDETDPGPSASVYNFGGQRDSSEEEEEEEEYEVASRYRSRFQADTESRVLGKFSSNSVDSSSYRTRRSYTATEEEEEDEESYTSKRKFTHHSQYESGGETEGRIERKEEKEEEEDVDRFLSDLRQRSRARAEAEMQDDDIVAAWRAQQESKSNGYRSSDS